Proteins encoded together in one Solanum lycopersicum chromosome 7, SLM_r2.1 window:
- the LOC101253807 gene encoding protein neprosin-like: MKPTLSTIKKDSTFSSTTNRSWTIWSKDGGCPFGTVPVKRMTKDDLIRLSRMPPPEDVTFNAEYDVSNNNSRPNGGYISSQGYKVAIAQISYNPHNNFAGAGMVTILYNPQVNGQQHSGSRLKIHKGSDILQVGWRVDPTLYGDIKTRLFIHFQAGKIHCFNTLCPGFVQVNHDIPLDTPFMNISQRGGEQWGITVHIDRDLSGNWWLLMTPNFTRVGFWPQSLFTDLKSFATNVDWGGVVYSPPGVPEPPMGSSQFPIENTLYDAYCADVTIVNEKGKTIEVDSTITHTDYPYKVEFKELSHGAKDKYFVLYGGPGESTHV; this comes from the exons ATGAAACCTACTTTATCTACGATCAAGAAAGATTCAACCTTCTCATCAACAACTAATAGGTCATGGACAATATGGTCAAAAGATGGAGGATGTCCTTTTGGAACTGTTCCTGTTAAGAGAATGACAAAAGATGATCTTATAAGATTATCTCGTATGCCTCCTCCGGAGGATGTCACATTCAACGCTGAATATGATGTT AGCAACAACAATAGTAGGCCAAATGGAGGATACATATCTTCACAAGGATATAAG gTTGCAATAGCTCAAATTTCATATAATCCACATAACAACTTTGCGGGAGCCGGAATGGTTACTATTTTGTACAATCCTCAAGTTAATGGACAACAACACAGTGGATCTCgactaaaaattcataaaggATCAGATATCTTACAAGTTGGTTGGAGA GTGGATCCAACGTTATACGGGGATATTAAAACTAGATTGTTTATACATTTTCAG GCTGGTAAAATTCATTGTTTCAATACATTATGTCCCGGCTTTGTACAAGTAAACCATGACATACCTCTTGATACTCCATTCATGAATATTTCACAACGTGGAGGAGAACAGTGGGGTATAACAGTACACATTGATCGG gaCTTATCAGGAAATTGGTGGCTTTTAATGACACCAAACTTTACGCGAGTAGGTTTCTGGCCACAAAGTCTCTTCACTGACTTGAAAAGCTTTGCTACGAATGTTGATTGGGGAGGAGTTGTATATAGTCCACCAGGTGTACCTGAACCTCCGATGGGCTCAAGCCAATTTCCTATTGAAAACACTTTATATGATGCTTATTGTGCTGATGTTACAATTGTAAACGAGAAAGGAAAAACAATTGAAGTAGATTCAACAATCACACATACCGATTATCCATACAAGGTTGAATTTAAAGAACTTTCACATGGTGCAAAAGACAAGTATTTTGTTCTTTACGGGGGACCAGGTGAAAGTACACAtgtttaa
- the GA2ox4 gene encoding gibberellin 2-oxidase — protein MVVLTKPAITHFPIVKNSFKSPSYINDIPVIDLSKANSKNLIVNACEEFGFFKVINHDVPMEFISKLESEAVKFFSSPLSEKLKAGPADPFGYGNKKIGQNGDIGWVEYILLSTNSEFNYQKFASVLGVNPENIRAAVNDYVSSVKKMSCEILEKLAEGLKIQPTNVLSKLLMDEKSDSVFRLNHYPPCPDIQEFNAKNLIGFGEHTDPQIMSILRSNNTSGLQILLKNGNWFSVPSDQNSFFVNVGDSLQVMTNGRFKSVKHRVLTNSVKSRLSMIYFGGPPLSEKIAPLPSLMEGKDSLYKEFTWFEYKKSAYKTRLADNRLVLFEKSL, from the exons atggtGGTCTTAACAAAACCTGCCATTACTCACTTCCCTATAGTGAAAAACTCTTTCAAATCACCCTCTTACATCAATGATATCCCTGTAATAGACCTCTCTAAAGCCAACTCCAAGAACCTCATCGTTAATGCCTGCGAAGAATTCGGATTCTTCAAAGTCATAAACCATGATGTTCCTATGgaattcataagtaaactcgAATCCGAAGCCGTTAAATTCTTCTCCTCTCCCCTCTCTGAGAAACTAAAGGCAGGGCCTGCTGATCCTTTTGGTTATGGCAATAAGAAAATCGGACAAAATGGCGATATCGGTTGGGTTGAATACATTCTCCTTTCAACAAATTCTGAATTCAATTACCAGAAATTCGCATCTGTATTAGGTGTCAATCCAGAAAACATTCG GGCTGCGGTGAATGATTATGTGTCATCAGTGAAGAAAATGTCATGTGAGATTCTTGAAAAGTTGGCGGAGGGATTAAAGATTCAACCGACGAATGTTTTGAGTAAGCTATTGATGGATGAAAAGAGCGACTCTGTTTTCAGGCTGAATCACTATCCTCCATGTCCTGATATTCAAGAATTCAATGCCAAAAATTTAATTGGATTTGGAGAACATACTGATCCACAAATCATGTCGATTTTAAGATCCAACAACACTTCCGGTCTTCAAATTTTACTCAAAAATGGCAACTGGTTTTCTGTTCCATCTGATCAGAATTCTTTTTTCGTCAATGTTGGAGACTCATTACAG GTGATGACGAATGGAAGGtttaagagtgtgaaacatagGGTGTTGACAAACAGTGTGAAATCAAGACTATCAATGATATATTTTGGAGGACCACCATTGAGTGAAAAGATAGCACCATTGCCATCACTAATGGAAGGAAAAGACAGTTTATACAAAGAGTTTACATGGTTTGAGTACAAAAAGTCAGCTTACAAGACTAGACTAGCTGATAATAGGTTGGTCCTATTTGAGAAAAGTTTATAA
- the GA2ox5 gene encoding gibberellin 2-oxidase (The RefSeq protein has 1 substitution compared to this genomic sequence), whose product MVVLTEPDNDHLPIINSNSCKSPSFFNDIPVIDLSKPDSKNLIVEACEEFGFFKVVNHDVPIEFISKLESEAIKFFSSPLSEKLKAGPADPFGYGNKQIGQSGDIGWVEYILLSTNSEFNYQKFASVLGVNPENIRAAVNDYVTAVKRMSCEILEKLAEGLKIHPTNVFSKLLKDEKSDSVFRLNHYPPCPDIQEFNAKNLIGFGEHTDPQIISVLRSNNTSGLQILLKNGNWFSVPPDQSSFFVNVGDSLQVMTNGRFKSVKHRVLTNSVKSRLSMIYFGGPPLSEKIAPLPSLMEGEESSLYKEFTWFEYKKSAFKSRLAQNRLTLFEKFGTS is encoded by the exons aTGGTGGTTTTAACAGAACCTGACAATGATCACTTACCAATAATCAACAGCAATTCTTGCAAATCCCCCTCTTTCTTCAATGATATTCCTGTAATAGACCTCTCTAAACCTGACTCCAAGAACCTCATCGTTGAGGCCTGCGAAGAATTCGGATTCTTTAAAGTCGTAAACCATGACGTTCCTATGgaattcataagtaaactcgAATCCGAAGCCATCAAATTCTTCTCCTCTCCCCTCTCTGAGAAGCTAAAAGCAGGGCCTGCTGACCCTTTTGGCTATGGCAATAAACAAATCGGACAAAGTGGCGATATCGGTTGGGTTGAATACATTCTCCTTTCAACAAACTCTGAATTCAATTACCAGAAATTCGCATCTGTATTAGGTGTCAATCCAGAAAACATTCG AGCTGCGGTGAATGATTATGTGACAGCAGTGAAGAGAATGTCATGTGAGATTCTTGAAAAGTTGGCGGAGGGATTAAAGATTCATCCGACGAATGTTTTCAGTAAGCTTTTGAAGGATGAAAAGAGCGACTCTGTTTTCAGGCTGAATCATTATCCTCCATGTCCTGATATTCAAGAATTCAATGCCAAAAATTTGATTGGATTTGGAGAACATACCGATCCACAAATCATATCGGTATTAAGATCCAACAACACATCCGGCCTTCAAATTTTACTCAAAAATGGCAACTGGTTTTCTGTGCCACCTGATCAGAGTTCTTTTTTCGTCAATGTTGGCGACTCATTACAG GTGATGACTAATGGAAGGTTTAAGAGTGTGAAGCATAGGGTGTTGACAAACAGTGTAAAATCAAGATTATCAATGATATATTTTGGAGGACCACCATTGAGTGAAAAGATAGCACCATTGCCATCACTAATGGAAGGAGAAGAAAGCAGCTTGTACAAAGAGTTTACATGGTTTGAGTACAAAAAATCAGCTTTCAAATCTAGACTAGCACAAAACAGATTAACCCTGTTTGAGAAATTTGGAACCTCATAG
- the LOC101256692 gene encoding ankyrin repeat-containing protein At5g02620, translating to MDPRMYFAAMKGSMEDGDFSVVDHLTKEEENGYQVTPKGNTILHVAALFGQRAFVGEVLKISPALLCYKNKKNETALHIAANVGQSEVVSELLSIQGQETVLVRMKDDIGDTAMHKAVRSGHIDIVRILVKLLLDPEHDFPANKAEETPLYLAAESGFHDALIEILNVCKEPTHVAGPSNRTPLHAAVIQEHTECARLLWQWNKPLCEESDIWGWNSLHYAVKQGLTEIVSNMLGWKKSLAYLPAGSENDWTTAFHIAASEGDALMIYELLNHCLDCWDMVDSNGQNALHVAILKGHNETLLNVLSLESIICDSLVDEADNEGNTPLHLLAASGNRVPQMILDHPSAKKMAFNKQNQTPLDIALSSTWTIKKEKLVGDLCSINGRLGQRDFKVKRKTETIGNIRQMRKEDDQDKAKRDKIEIEKIMKAAQIQVVVATLLMTVTFAAGFTLPGGLYNDDSPNKGMAILLRKTAFRAFVISDVLAFAFSAGAIFIYFFMADCDVDEDEECKRDWFKVLRSYYYIAGILQLLAMGAVVIAFVTGMYATLAKSLALAISVCVIGCVSFLMYFWIIIWV from the exons ATGGATCCAAGAATGTACTTTGCTGCAATGAAAGGCAGTATGGAAGATGGTGATTTTTCAGTTGTTGATCATCTGACAAAGGAGGAAGAAAATGGTTACCAAGTCACTCCAAAGGGAAACACAATCCTTCATGTGGCAGCTCTCTTTGGCCAACGAGCTTTCGTGGGAGAAGTCCTTAAGATTAGCCCGGCGTTGTTATGttataagaataagaaaaatgaaactGCGCTTCACATTGCAGCTAATGTAGGACAAAGTGAAGTGGTGAGTGAACTACTCAGCATACAAGGACAGGAGACAGTACTTGTGAGGATGAAGGATGACATTGGAGATACGGCCATGCACAAGGCCGTTAGAAGTGGACACATTGACATTGTTAGGATCTTGGTGAAATTATTACTAGATCCTGAACACGATTTCCCAGCAAATAAAGCAGAGGAGACACCACTTTATTTGGCAGCGGAGTCAGGTTTTCATGATGCTTTGATTGAAATCTTGAACGTTTGCAAAGAACCAACACATGTTGCAGGTCCATCCAATCGAACACCTCTACATGCAGCTGTGATTCAAGAACACACGG AATGCGCGAGATTACTATGGCAATGGAATAAACCTTTATGTGAAGAATCTGATATATGGGGTTGGAATTCACTACACTATGCGGTTAAACAAGGATTGACAGAAATAGTTTCGAATATGTTGGGATGGAAGAAATCTTTAGCCTACCTTCCGGCAGGCAGTGAAAATGATTGGACTACAGCATTTCACATTGCAGCTAGTGAAGGTGATGCATTGATGATATATGAGTTATTAAACCACTGCCTGGATTGTTGGGACATGGTTGATAGCAATGGCCAAAATGCACTTCATGTTGCCATATTGAAAGGTCATAATGAAACGTTGCTCAACGTGTTATCACTGGAGTCGATAATTTGTGATAGCCTTGTTGATGAGGCAGATAATGAGGGGAACACTCCACTCCATTTGCTTGCTGCCTCTGGGAACCGTGTGCCTCAAATGATATTAGACCATCCAAGCGCAAAGAAGATGGCATTTAACAAACAAAATCAGACTCCACTTGACATAGCATTGTCTAGTACATGGACAATAAAGAAG GAGAAATTGGTAGGCGATTTGTGCAGCATAAATGGACGATTGGGACAACGTGACTTCAAGGTAAAACGGAAAACAGAAACTATTGGTAACATACGACAGATGAGGAAGGAGGATGATCAGGACAAAGCTAAGAGAGACaaaatagaaatagaaaaaattatgaagGCAGCTCAAATACAAGTAGTTGTAGCTACTCTCCTAATGACAGTCACGTTCGCTGCTGGTTTCACATTGCCAGGAGGTTTATACAACGATGACAGTCCTAATAAAGGGATGGCTATTCTATTAAGGAAAACAGCGTTTCGTGCATTTGTTATTTCAGATGTCCTGGCATTCGCATTCTCAGCTGGTGCAATATTCATCTACTTCTTCATGGCAGATTGCGATGTAGACGAAGATGAAGAATGTAAAAGGGACTGGTTCAAAGTTTTAAGAAGTTATTATTATATAGCAGGTATTTTGCAACTTTTGGCAATGGGTGCTGTTGTAATTGCATTTGTAACTGGTATGTATGCTACTTTAGCAAAGTCACTTGCACTTGCTATTAGTGTTTGTGTCATTGGTTGTGTCTCTTTTCTTATGTACTTTTGGATTATCATTTGggtataa